TCTGTCCCGGGTATATCGTCTAAGGAAAACCAATTAGCGTCATTGGGAATTCGTAGTGGTCCTGGTGGTATAGGATTAGGTGTTGGGATATCTTTACCTGGAAAGAGTTGTTTTAAGACTCCAGAGCTATTTAATTGAAAGATATAGAGATAACAATAGTCAGATGCATAAGTTGTCAGGTAATAAGGGTCATTGCTGGTTAGGATTAGGGTATCAGATGGAGTTTTAGCGGTAACAAATCTCTTTTGAGCAGGCAGGTAATGGAATTTGGAGTCAACCTTAAGTTCATCCATTAACAGGGAGTAGAGATTCTTTAGTGAGGCATCCTCGGGATTTGTCTTAAGCCTTTGGTTAAGTTTTGTTATGGCTGTATCGTAGTCTCCAGATACAATCATTTTATATATTTGTTCAGTGGAAACAGATGTGGTTTTCAGCCATTGTTTATTGACTGGTTTTGGTAATTTAAGGCTGGCTTTCTTAAGCCAATATCCTCCAGAGACTATGAGCAAAACAGCGATTGCTATTGGCAAGACGACTTTCATCATCAGCCTTTTTATTTTATCCCAGAATATCATTTGCTGTAATGGAGTTCCAAACATAATAGTATCTCCTGATTGTAACTGTTCACCGCAGAGACACAGAGACGCAGAGAAGAAAATTAAAATTTATGGACGATACGCTTAATCCCATCCTTGATTTTCATCAGTGCAAGCTTTTGAGAACAGATTAATGTAACACTTTTAGCCATCTGAAGTGGAATCATGGTAATCAGTTATCGGTAATCGGTTATCGGTGACCGATTACCTGATTACCGACCACCGATTACCCGATTACCTTATGGTCACCATGTCCTATGTATTACCATGATGTCCTCAATAATCTTTTCTGTTATCTGATTTATTTCCATATCTTCTCTGTTCCTCTGCGTCTCTGCGGTGAATTACTATCTGTATCTCCTGATTGTAACTGTTCACCGCAGAGACACAGAGACGCAGAGAAGAAAATTAAAATTTATGGACGATACGCTTAATCCCATCCTTGATTTTCATCAGTGCAAGCTTTTGAGAACAGATTAATGTAACACTTTTAGCCATCTGAAGTGGAATCATGGTAATCAGTTATCGGTAATCGGTTATCGGTGACCGATTACCTGATTACCGACCACCGATTACCCGATTACCTTATGGTCACCATGTCCTATGTATTACCATGATGTCCTCAATAATCTTTTCTGTTATCTGATTTATTTCCATATCTTCTCTGTTCCTCTGCGTCTCTGCGGTGAATTACTATCGGAACGGTTACAAAAATAGTTTCTTAAATGCATCTTCTGTTTCAGCTCGTTGATAAAAGTGGTCGTCAGTAATTTTCAGTTCTGCTGAGCTAAAGATATCTACCCAGGTATTGACAATGTTTTTAAATTCCTTTCTTCCTGAGGCATTAACATAAAGACAATAAACCTCTGTATCTATGGGAAACCTTAAATCATCGGCATCCTGAAGTCTTGGTGGCCAGGGATACTGAATCATATCAGAAAAGATGATGATTGTATTACGATAATTACCTTCTTCTCTGTTTAAGAAGTGGGCGGTATGATATAAGGCACCTAAGATATCCGTTCCTTTATAAACCTCCTGGCGCCTGGTTAATTCTTGCACAGCTTTACTTATCCTTGTCTTTTCTTGTATTGCCTGCAAGGTAGCTTCATTAAAGGTCTTTAGGGGAATCCTTACATCATCAATATCAAAGCCATGCTCATCAATCCCAATCACGCAGAACTTATCACCAGGCTGAATCTGGTTTACTATCCGTCTAACCCAGGGGACGACCTCTGGCCAAAACATAGTGATTTGCCCTTGTGAGCTGTGCAAGGCAAAAGAATCTGTCTCATCTACTAAGACAATCACAAATCGGGGTTTTTCTGGTTGTTCCAATCCACCACATCCTGCTAATAACAGAAGAGGAATGCAGATACCTAATGTTGTTTTAACTATGGGCAGAAAACGATGGATTTGTGAAAAAGTCTTCATTGGTGACTACCTCCTTTTTTTACCTTTTGCCCCAGTTCCATGGTAATAATAAAGATAGATATTTGAGATTGTATTTCCATAGTAAACCTTTAAGTGTCTTCCTATGGTGGTTTACAGTCTCCTTTACCTTCCTGGTCCTATCTTCAACCGCCTTATATGGAGCCGTTGCTATCGCTGGGGTATATTGGTTAAATTTTTCTCTTAGTTCCTTCAGAGTTTTACTGAGATTTTCCAGGTCAGTTTCTATCCCTAGAAGTTTATTAGACCGGACATTATTAGTGATTCTGTGGGATGTATCCAGGATATTTTCTGCACTTTCTTTTATCTTTCTATCCGAAGCCTTTGTCTCTTCTAATAAGCTCTCCAAATCCCTTCTTTGGTGATGAGGGATAACTGAAGACGGTGTTTGGACTCCGAGCAATATATTACTTATCTCCTGAGCGATGTTCTTTAAATCAATATGTAAGGGTGAAGAATCTAACTTCAGCAAATCCGTTTCAGCATCTACAAGTTTAGGTCCAAAGTCATTTTTAAATCTATTTACTGTATCTTCCCATGTTTTTAGGGAAACAAACTGCACAACCTCTGGCAAAAATCGCTCAATCTCTTTATTCTGGTCATCTATCTCTTTATTAGCTTTTTTCACCGTCTTTTTTACCTGCTTCAATGAGCGCCAGTCATTAGCTTCTTCTATTCCCTTATCTATGTTATCTATCCTTGCGTCCCATTGTTTTATCTTGTTTTCAAATTGTCCTATTTTCTGTATCGGTTCATCAAAACTCTGAATTTTTTTCCCTAATATTTCGTTAGATGTTATCTCCGTCTTTAGTTCGTTAGTATCTTTCTTCAATTTTTCAACCTTCTTTTCTAACTCATTAGTCTCATTCTTTAAGTCGGTTACCGCCTGGGGCACTTTCTCCCTCTGATGAATAATAACAGGTTTAGGAGATACACATACCCACCAAACGCCTATACCCCAGACTGAAACCATTAATCCGCCAAACCAATACAGACCAACTTTGACCATTGGCTCTATGAATTGTCCGAAACCAAATGTGCCAGCAAGAATCTCACCGATAGGGACAAAGAGACCAATAATCCCTGCTAACCATGGGCCATATTTAGATATTATTATATCCACCTGTGTAGGTGAGATTGGTATTTCGCCAGCATTCAATAGATATGCCCGCCAAATAGCAAGCCCTGCTTCACAAACAATTGATAAGGCAATCAGGATGAAGAGACAAATCTTTGCAAGTTTGGTCCAGAAGGTTTCGGCTCTGATAGCTTTAAATATTACCCCAAAGACTGTCTGAGTAATTGCCCAGAGAAAGCCCATTATTAAAGGGAAGACAGAGTAAGTTCCTACCCAGGGGAGGGGAATTCGTCTTCCACCACCAGGAAAGACCATTTCTAAAACCTGTGCCAATATAAGCACATTCAAGGCAATAAGAAATGGCCAGAGTAAGGCACAGAGAAATCCTACAACCGAGGCACCTTGTGGTAAATGGTGGAATAACTCGCCTGCTTTTCTCCACCAGCGGCTTCGATTGTCACATCCCCATTGACAACTATCCCGATTAAAGGGGAAGTACTTATTAAATAACCAGAAAAACCGTTGAATCAAACCGAGCACGATAATTACTATAAAGGGTAGCGAAACCCAGATTTTAAAATCAGAAATCTCCATCGTCTTTTAACCTCCTATTTTAGTTATCGCATCAAATTATATTTTTTCTCACCTCAATCTATGTGTTGGAATCTAAATTCTTTATAAAAATCTACCATCTTTTGAATGGTTTCCTTTCTTTTTTCCACAGGTAATACCTTTAACTTCTCTGAAAACAAATTGTTAGATGAGCGACTGGAGGCAAGAAAATAAAGCTTTTCTTCTCCTGTTTTCTCATCCAGATAATAGCAGGTATCCTCTGATGGAATCCAGTAAGATACACCTTCCTTAAGTGGATTTGTTTCCCTACTATATTTAACATTAGGGAATAAAATATCGAACTTACCCGAAGAGTCAATCTGGTATATATAGAGATAACATTTAGTATCAGGTTTAATCTTAAACTGATAGTTATCTTTAGAGCTAAGAGAGAGATTTGAATTACTGTCTTCTTCTATAAGGTTTAGATATTGATGTTGTGGATTGTAATAATGGAATTCCATTTCCTGAAAACTAAAGGGTTTTTTACTCACATTGTTTCCTAATACCCGATATCCAATTATAGCTAAAGCCATTATAGCCATCAAGATTAGCAGATATTTTCTGCCTGGCTTTTTATCAGGAGAACCATCGGGGATTCCCTTCAAAAGTGATTCTATTGCCTCCTTTACTGTAGATACAGGTATAGCCTCTATCTGGCTTGTCATTATCCTTTCTCTTAGATTGCTATCTATCTCTGCATCATTTTCCTTAGGATAGAATATCTTATCACCCTTCTTTAAGATGCCAAGAGTAGATTGGAGTTTTTCGTTTATTCCGTTTACCCTTTTTACTACGGCGTCGGCAGTTGAGTCTGAAATTACCCCTGTGGCAGAGATGGAGAATGGTAAAGGGTTGCCTTTCTTTCGACAAATTTCTTCCGCAAACTTAAGTGAGAATGCTAACCCTGCACTTTCGCCAAATGCCTTAGAAGGAGCTAAATCCTTAAATTCGTATGAAACAGCTTGTTTTTTGTTCTCTATCAATATTCTTCTATCTCTGAGGATATGATAAACCGAGATAGTCCCCTTCTTAGCTGAAGCTTCTATTTGTAAGTTATCTTGATTAATCACAAAAACCTCTATTGGTTTATCTGAAAAATAAGACCCCATTAACAACTCACTTATTGTGTTATCCTCAAATAGAGCAAATACACCCATTTATTATACCTCAATCTTTAGGTTTGACGAAGAGCTTTTTAAGGTCAATATCTCTTATCTTTTTAACCTTCTGCGCTACCCTTCCTGAAACAATTTTCCCTTCAAGGAAGACCTCTCCTTTATCATTTGTAACTATTATACTTCTTCCCTCAATCTGGTTCTGATAAGGTTCGCTAACCTCCACAGTAATGAGTCCGTTTTCTGGCTCATCGATATTCTCTCTGAGTGCCAATCTATATTTCTTTCCTTCTGTATAAATGCTCATCATTCCCTGGAACTCTGTCGATGCCATTTTGGGCAAGGCTATGTCCCAGACTATAGCCTCTCTTTCTTGTTGCTTCCATTGTCCCCATAAAGTTAAAGCTTCATTTAAGGTTACCTCTCTTTTCATTTTACCACCTCCGTTGGATAATTAGATAATATGTTCGGAACACGAATCTAAAGGACATCTATCATTGACCACCCTTTCTTCTCCATACACTTCTTCAATATCTGCTTAGCTTTTTTTTCTTTCCTCTGAGTAGTAGGTATAGACATACCTAATGTTTCAGCTACCTCTTTTAGTGTTTTCCCTTCTACATATCTTTGTTCGATTATTTTCTTCTCTATTAAAGGGAGTTGTTCAATACATGAATTTAAAGCTCTGACAATTTCTTTCTCTTCTAATTTCTGACCAGGGCGTTTATTTCCAGTAGGGATTATATCTGAAATCTCAACCTCCTCTCCGTTCTTTGTAAAAATGGGAGTATCAAGTGATATGAAGACCAAATGCCAGGATTCTATTTCCTTTACTTCTTTTTCAGAAATACATAGTTTTTCAGCCATCTCTTTTCTAGTCGGCTCCCTACCAAGTGCTTGAGCAAACTCTTCCTTTATTCGTTTATATTCACTCAGTTTTTTTCTCTTTTCTGGAGGAAGATAATCCGACTTTCTCAAAAAATCTCTGATAGCTCCGTTAACACGATAGAAAGCATAGGTAGTAAATTTAGCACCTTTTTCAGGATTAAATGCCCTCGCTGCTTCTACCAAACCTAAGAGGGCTTCCTGAATAAGGTCATCTCTCTCCACTTTTACTCCACAGTTAACTAATTTTGGATATACCGCATTAACTTTGGAGATTGCCCAGTGATAGTACTTTTCTATTTTTATCTCTTCCATAATTTTATTATCGTTTAGATTTTAATTTTTTCTCACACAAAATCTGCTCTTAATCATTATACTAAAAAATCTCATTCTTGGCAACATTAAAGTTTGTTTTTCAGAAATTCTCGGTGAAAAATTAGATAGAGACTCATTATTCTTTATTTTCCTCTCAAAATATTTACGAAAAATATTTTTCTCTATCTCTCCTCAACATAGGTGAATTCAGTCTCTAAAAATTCACCGAGAATTGCTGCATAAAAGGAAAAAAACTTGACCAGCCATCTAAATTATGCTATAATACTTATCGCAATTATTAAATTACATTAACTCACTTCCAAAAATTCTAAAGTGGTTGTTAATGATAACAAGAGGTTATGAAAAAGAAATCGTTAATCTTTATCAGTATATTTATTCTAATTTTAGTTCTTGGGGCTATTATCCTTCCGTTTATTACTATTTCCTCACCTCAACTAACCAAATTTATTTCAAACCAGTTAGAGAAAAATTTAGCACGAAAGGTCGAAATAGGCAGATTGAAAATTGGTATTTTGACCGGCATTGAATTACACGATGTAGTTGTCTTTAACAAATCAGGATTTAAGAGTAAAGCGTTGATAGAAAACAAGAGACTTATTTTGAAATATAGGTTTTTCCCTTTGCTAAAAAGACAATTAATAGTTACTAATCTTTTATTTATTGAACCAACGATTTTTATCGAGCGAAATAAATCTAATAGATGGAATTTTACAGATTTGTTGAAAAAGAATACTTATAAAAGAGAGAAAGAAGCGGGTAACTTTTCTTTTCAAATAGATAAGATAAGGGTAAAAAAAGGAAGCATATATTTTTTAGATGAGGGAATTTCACCAAAATTGAAAACATCTATTGAAAAGATTGATATTCAAATAGATGGATTAAATAAAAGAGACGGGATAATTGGATTTAGAGTAAGAGCCGGGGAAATTGGTGGGAGGAGAATTAATCTTAAACTCGGAGGCGGGGTTGAGGTTGACCTGGATTCAGGAGTAATAGAAATAGTTACAGCGACATTTACATTAGCCGATTTAAAAGCCGAACTCGAAGGAGGACTAAAAGATGAATTAATCAACATAACCCTGAAAACTAATGAGTTCTCTATAGCTAATATAATTAGATTAATTCCATTTCCTGACATTGAAAAACTAAAACTCGCTGGTAAAAGTAAAATAAATGTATCTTTAAATAGCAGGCTAAATGAAAATTTACAGGTTTTAGGTCGGGTGATATTAAAAAATGGTAAAG
This genomic interval from bacterium contains the following:
- a CDS encoding DUF4384 domain-containing protein → MFGTPLQQMIFWDKIKRLMMKVVLPIAIAVLLIVSGGYWLKKASLKLPKPVNKQWLKTTSVSTEQIYKMIVSGDYDTAITKLNQRLKTNPEDASLKNLYSLLMDELKVDSKFHYLPAQKRFVTAKTPSDTLILTSNDPYYLTTYASDYCYLYIFQLNSSGVLKQLFPGKDIPTPNPIPPGPLRIPNDANWFSLDDIPGTEKIYLVASRWRQEGLEELTARLNAERELTYKRDLTEKLVSHLIHNDQVTDKLPGLVFGMYQFKHR
- a CDS encoding DUF4384 domain-containing protein; its protein translation is MGVFALFEDNTISELLMGSYFSDKPIEVFVINQDNLQIEASAKKGTISVYHILRDRRILIENKKQAVSYEFKDLAPSKAFGESAGLAFSLKFAEEICRKKGNPLPFSISATGVISDSTADAVVKRVNGINEKLQSTLGILKKGDKIFYPKENDAEIDSNLRERIMTSQIEAIPVSTVKEAIESLLKGIPDGSPDKKPGRKYLLILMAIMALAIIGYRVLGNNVSKKPFSFQEMEFHYYNPQHQYLNLIEEDSNSNLSLSSKDNYQFKIKPDTKCYLYIYQIDSSGKFDILFPNVKYSRETNPLKEGVSYWIPSEDTCYYLDEKTGEEKLYFLASSRSSNNLFSEKLKVLPVEKRKETIQKMVDFYKEFRFQHID
- a CDS encoding sigma-70 family RNA polymerase sigma factor — encoded protein: MEEIKIEKYYHWAISKVNAVYPKLVNCGVKVERDDLIQEALLGLVEAARAFNPEKGAKFTTYAFYRVNGAIRDFLRKSDYLPPEKRKKLSEYKRIKEEFAQALGREPTRKEMAEKLCISEKEVKEIESWHLVFISLDTPIFTKNGEEVEISDIIPTGNKRPGQKLEEKEIVRALNSCIEQLPLIEKKIIEQRYVEGKTLKEVAETLGMSIPTTQRKEKKAKQILKKCMEKKGWSMIDVL